A window of Sphaeramia orbicularis chromosome 8, fSphaOr1.1, whole genome shotgun sequence genomic DNA:
GATTAGCATGTGATAAAGCACAGCAGTTTAATGATAACAGAGCAGCACACTTAAAGAGTTGCTGTTTGGTGTGTTTCTTAATGTCAGTGGTGTTTGACTCTgcagctttaacctcctaagacccactgtccacatttgtggacaagagtttcacaactttatacaaaaaaaaaaaaaaaaagaaaaagaaaagtgtccaccacaaagcacattccataaaaaaaaaactgcatctgaaaaaactgttgcatcatgatgtttccacttatttaataaaaaactataaagcttgtactttgttgacatttcctgggtctgaggaagataattttcctttttctttttttacgcaAATATTacttatgcataaaaatatacctaatggaaaaacgtcaatttcgccaaaactcttgttttttgattaaaagtttttgcgctggcaagaggtgttttttcgcgCATAGCGTAATTGGTATATTatgcaaaactgcaacagaaagactTTTTCCGCAATGAgattcatgtgaataaaaaaacggatgagttttaaaagaaacatggcactgtatgtgtgaacacaccaggaaacccaatcattttttaaaatttagcacagaggggtaatataaaataataaagaatatatctgtaaatcaacaagatatttacattcatcaccatgtttatggcatgacttaataaataaacaaatcatcgcatttctgatttaatagaaaaaccgacattcacacttcagtttttttgacattttgtaaatacGGGTAaggttttgcgcagatgtccaatggaaaagcgactacagacaATATAGTCCACTGATTTTCAACCTCAGGGTCacgaataaaaaacaaaaaagcttgtactttgctgacatttcctgggtctgaggaggttaatacaAGTTTTTAATGCAGAaggagcagattttttttttaaaaaaaaggatatCATCTGTGTTTTATGCAGTTTAATGAAAGTTTAGGCTGGTGCAATACCTCCACACATTTACACAAGGAATGTGTCCATATTATTTTATTAAATGGACACTTTTGTCCCTGcctggggggtaaacatgacaaattcgtgGGGAccagtgtttgtgggggggccatagaatagagcagtggaggggcccagtggatatacagtagaagttgtgaaaatgtcgtgtaagatccactgcataacaggtgtagaagtcaggagaTGAACTTTGAAGGCATGTTAAATTTTGTTTTCGTTTTCAGTGTCATAAGTGACATTGTTCATGGACCGCATTCCCAtgtacatcccccccccccccccccccccggtgtgacagattgagaagatagtcaatttctgtagggtccacaactaTTATGCTTTCATGGGTCCCATCATTAGTAGCGGCGCCCCCTGGTCCCTGTCACTGTTTATTAAAAGTGCTCTGCGGAAAAACATGAAAGGTTAACTAAACATTGCGACAACAGTCCATACCAGGAAATTACATGTTGTGCTACACAGTTGCATGTTTACATACTAAAGATGTTCAAGaacttgtaaataatattttgtcAAAGCGTAATCACAGGAGCACAGAGTGAGCTTACACTTTTGTCTTCTCAGAAACATTACTTATATAACCATAAAGTAAAACTCCCATTGACCTGAATTAATAATATAGCCAAGAAAATAAgtgtattaatttttttcataattttctttatcgtttttaattgtatggctgtCAACAGGCTGAGAATCATAGACACAAATATAACAATTCTTATGCATATACATTTTcatatacatgtatatttacataCAGATACGTATATAAGTAgggctgtgtgttggcaagaatctggcgatacaaatcacaatactgggatcacaatacgatatactGATATACTGTTAAATAGcaattttttacttgattttgtttcttttttaaaagattatttccttgaagaattgaattacaccagaaatctgcacaaatactaaacacatttttattggatcccaacaggatctaatgttatatcacaagatgttcctgtgttcaaactgaaatcatattttacagacattagtttcagatcctgttcaaatgttcagattctattagttcacaactaacatcagaacagtgtttgagttcaatccaaacaaaggaacgaacattatttaataagagtgttaaataagaagaaataaaattgaaacaaaaacgaaaaactaaaaaaagtaaaatgaacctccataatatctgcatttgaataaatacctaaaatatggagacagtactttttaatatcgatacagtattgtgaaatgaaatatcacgatatattgcagaaccaatattttcttacagccctatataCAAGTGCTTCTTCACATACATAATATGTGTACAGCTTCTACCTCCCATAGTTTCACCATTCCACCTCCATAGTTGGTCTgactgtcatttatttttataatatgTGCAACAGGGATAAGAATAAATGAGTATCAGTGTTtacaaatgtattaaatttgacaAATCTTCAGTTTTACAACTCCTCATATATTTACGTATATGGCCAGAGGGTTAACTGAGTAGTCAAACCACTTAATTGTCTGTGATTATAGCAGTGTCTACTTGTGAATTATCATTGTGTAATAGTTGTTTGCCTTACGTTTTAATGTACAGGCACACAAACAGATATCTGCTATATTTTGTTATGCATGCAAATCCCACCCATATTCATTATGAATTTAAGAATATATGTTTTTTAAAGTAGTGATCATATGAAAATTCAAAAACATGAAAATTCTGTTCTCACTGCTTTAATACACCTGTttcagtgacacccccccccaaTCACTGGGTTCATTTAATGCAGTGTAActaactgtgtttttgtttttcacttttcaGAGTCTCAGTCACAAGAGGATGGTGAGTATATGTTTGATTTGTGTCAAAGCTGAACTGACATGGCAACaatagtagagctgcaaccggttaatcgattaggtgcttgaagcagatgcaaaaattcccgattcgattaatcgactggaattgattgaagggaaatattctatagcagttttcctgaactgcagcatctttgtgcgtcacaataagcgtccatgtgaaacacaacagtggaaccaatgtttaacagcagagaaatgaaagaaacaaagctttgttcagaagaattgtggttgaatgatctttttggatcactttgagtcgattaatctgTTGCAGCTCTAAAAAAATAGTGTCAGAGCTTTTGTTGGGTAGAAATGTTATTATTTGTCAAAGGCAGATTATATGTTTCTGgatgcatattaaccctttaacccagtggtttccaaccttttttggctcgtgaccccattttaacatcacaaatttctgtcgacctcagacattcaaaacggagatttttttttttttttgctaaaattaatttgttttgatcctgtaatagtttgctgtactatattacaaataaatgttaattttagaggacatttagtctatataatgtatattgttgtggacagaggcagtaaatccaggtgtagattactgcacaaagggagaatttgattttccttggtcaggatctgtccagtcagtccagctgtgatttacaaggaggacaattaatactgaacaaacaagaaaagaaactatgaattatgaaagagctgcagcatctgaaactgaccacaatgaacatttgacacagaaacagaaccacagtgctgcagtttcacaaccacagtttgtcttttatgtattgggattgtctctgtcaactcaccatatattttttactggtaagtttttatttttatcaattactagaaatttcaggcgactccatttgaattccaggcgaccccaaggttgaaagccACTGCTTTAACCCTTGTTATTATCGTCTTTATATACTGTAGGTAGTGGTTGTGTTGAAAATATATGCTGCTGCTTTTTAATCTTGATATTTCTACTTCAGCCTTCTGTCCTGCCATCAGGAGACTGGAAATAATATCTTTCCTGGTTACATTGACGCTAAGAAAAACAAGTATTGTAAATATTACACTGAATATTAATtgataaaaatctaaatatcaagaaaaatacagttaaaagattGATGTAGATATTTGTCACTAACTGCTCTCAACcaatcaattattgtgcaaattgTCAAGTTTGTCAGTCACACAGATTGATGTATATATTTGTTAGTTGTATAAAATGTTAATGTGTAATCTTAACTTCCGTTAAAATATCAGGAAACAACCATGAAATACTTCAGGAAAAAATGTTtccataataaatacatacataaatacataagaaAAATAGCCAAGAGGACGATATTCAAATAATGACTTTCGTGTTGTTTACCAGGACACAGGTGTTGGTCATTTGTCAGGAAATGTCAGATTGTCTGCCccaacacatgaaaaaaaaaaaaaaaaatcaggtaatttatgaaaaaacatgaaacaagTCAAGTCACACATTACCAGAAACACATTCCCTGTTTTGAAAAAGGCATTAATTTTTTGTTACAGATTATATGAGGTTTTTGgatgcataaaaatgtaaaactgaGGTAATTTgaatttactttatttactgttgtGTAGTTTCATTTACAGCAATTTGTCATATTCTGAATAATTATATTTCTGAAGCATCACTATTGTGTGAAAACTTAATATCTCCAGAAACATTTTATGGGCTCAGAAGAACAGGCCTAGTATCAGGTTTTGGATGATGTATTTTCCAgagaatccaattttttttttttaaagactttgcAACTCATGCCAAAAGGAAACACTTTATCCTTCTGTTCAACACAAACCCTCAAAATCAACGCATTTGGAGATACATGGTTTTCACCAGACAGGAAGAGGATGAAAACTGTAATCTGTAAagtaaataaagctgtaaaatacATCCAGTGGAAAGAAGAAGGTACTAatgcagggtttttcaaccttggagtcgggacctcatgtggggtcacctgaaattgctagaaattgataaaaataaaaacttactaataaaaaaatatatggtgagttaagagacaaTCCcattccataaaagacatgacaaaactgtgtctgaaactgcagcactggttctgtttctgtgtcaaatgttcattgtggtcagtttcagatgctgcagctctttcataattcatagtttcagttcttgtttgttgggtattaattgtcctccttgtaaatcacagctggactgactggacagatcctgaccaaggaaaatcaaattctccctttgtgcagtaatctacacctggatttactgcctctgtccacaataatatacgtAATATatactaaatgtcctctaaaattaacatttatttgcaacatagtataacaaactataacatgatcaaaaacaaatacattttagcaaaaaaattctccattttgaatgtctggggtcaccagacatttgtgatgttaaaatggagtcgggcataaaaaggaaaaaaaaaaaaaaaggttggaaaccactgcactaatgaCTGTGTGTCCCCTCAGTTTGTGGCAGAGCCACTCTGAACACCAGGGTCAGGATTGTTGGTGGTCAAACAGCTGTGGAAGGCAGCTGGCCCTGGATGGTCAGTGTGCACAGAGATGGATCCCACATCTGTGGAGGATCACTGATTAACAACCAGTGGGTGCTGAGTGCAGCTCACTGCTTCACAGTGTAAGAAAACAGTCTATAAAATCCTGAGTTACTGGAACATATTCAACATACACTGGAATAAGTGGATACATTGTTACTTTACTATTATTATGTCATATGTGATTTTTAGTTACtaacaaatttttgtatttttatcttctctttattctttctattgtatttgatgcctcttgtcttgtgctgctgtacaatCTTATCTTATTGAATATGTCAACTGACAGAATACAAACAATTTATGGCTGACTTTTTTACACTATGTGGCAAAATTCAGATACATTGTCTGTATTATACTAAACTTCTTTTGCTAAACTTTAGAGCTGAAAGTGTCAAAAACAAACCATAAAATTGTGCCTCTAAACCAGCTGATCATCTGCAATGGGCTGGTGAATGTTTTGGTTGAACAAAATACCTTATCTGTTTGAGCATTTATGTGGAGGAGTGACATATTCAACATGTCTGTCATTAATGTAAAATTTTGACCTAattaacagaaaataaacaatgctctgttacattgacaaactagaaaagcaatgGGAGAACGCAGATCAGCCtcctcatcaccaccaaaatgtaatcatttgttccttctgccagtatcaacatttcctaaaaatttcatcaaaatccttccataactttttgagttatcttgctaacagacagacaaacaaacaaaccccaatgaaaacataacagcgggggttaaaaaaaaaaatccatttgggcTCATAGTGGTGTCACCTGACATGGTTATGGAAACAGGAGGAGGAACCACCTCGGCTGCTGCCCTCTGAGGCCTATTGAACATTAGGagttaaatggagaaaaatgttCCTCAGttctttcagtttatttattgagttcatttccagtaaaatatatgaaataaaatagtatggtatttatttaaatttagatTTGAATATTATAGATATATTTTTACAATGTATTttcacatgcacatggtgtgatatggggagCTCCAGACAACTGTTAtagagataaataaataaaacaaattactAGATGTACTGATGTTGTTGTTCTGAAGGCAACAACTTCAAAGAAAGAACGTTTTTTGTGAACAGTCAAGTATAGGTGTGTAAGAAAAtgttggttctgcaatatatcgcaatatttcatttcacaatactgtattgatattaaaaagcactgtatcgatatttttaggtatttattcaaatgcagatattgtggaggtttatttttgtttttatgtttttcttttttgtttatattttttattataatttaacactcttattaaacaATGTTCAtacctttgttgggattgaactcaaatactgttctgatgttagttctgaactaacagaatatgaacattgaacaggatctgaaactggaatgtctggaaaacagaatttcagtttgaacacaggaacattttgtgatggaacattagatcctgttgtgatcaaataaaaatgtgtttagtatttgtgcagatttctgctggaattccatactttcaggaaataatcatttaaaaaagaaacaaaaccaataaaaaacaagaaaagcacttggagagcgcagacctccgccaagacacatctgcaccgcccccccccccccccattaccaccaaaatttaatcatttcttccttgtgccagtatcaacatttcctgaaaatttcatgaattttttgagttatcctgctaacaaacaaacaaacaaagcaaagcaatcacaatacctcctagcagaggtaaaaatagcctttttaagtttttgtatcataatatatcatatcgtgatcctagtattgtgatttgtattgtatcgtcagattcttgccgatacacagccctaatcaagTAATGTTCTGTTTTCTATTCGTCAGTACTTCCACGAGCCGGTATCTTCTGTACATGGGTCGCCATAGTCAAGAGCTCTCCAACCCAAATGAGGTGTCACGAACGATATCACAGATCATCAACCACCCAGACTACAACAGCCGCACCAGTGACAACGACATCTCCCTGCTGAGGCTCTCCTCTCCGGTTACTTTTACCACCTACATCGTCCCCGTCTGCCTGGCATCGCCCAGCTCCACCTTCTTCACCGGCGTTGATGTGTGGGTCACCGGCTGGGGAGCCACCAGGTTTGGTGGTACGTCATAAGGCCGTGTGTGTTTGGATGTTATGGAGACATGTGATTGGCCCAGTGTTTTACAGTGTGACCTTTCATCTTGACCTtgttgatcatctttattaacccgtaaagacccagtgctacttttgtggcagtttcaaaatactagcttttcttaagtgatttatcgacatttattatgacattatcctctgtattttttttcagtgaacatcaggtattttttactatatttaatttactgatcatgtagaagttcataaaagctccaattaCAGTTGAGGATtagtatatcaaaaacagagaaaactaaagaaaatgactttttcccgcaaaatacattattaaccctataatgccaaagctatcatatctgatacatgaattttgaagccctctacatgatcgaTGTCAtatttttccttgaaaaacctgatggatacaattagatacatgcacagataatccactaACGGGGAGGAATTCATTACAAGATCGTCATtagtgaggaaggaggcagaactttgcaattttgaaaaggaattaccaatttatttgacatgtttgtgttatataattttttgtttgttccaaaatactaatatttgagcattgaggcccgatgtatcaaatatgatacaaaattgaaactcatacatggaaattaatacttaaaaaaaattttttgggttgttcagaaggaccaataaaggctccagtttcaaactggaattttctgtcaatgatttaatggtacaGGCtttacaaaacataaaacaagtgtctccatccactgtcattgatccaactccatgggttttactggtgaatcaatgttgtagaagatgacagtgtttccacagtaactagagagcctctgaacgtctgaatgggtcaaatctgatgaccatgaaaagatccatccatccatccatccatccattaattaTCTGCCACTTTATCTGGGGCcaggtcgcaggggtaacagtctaagcaaggatgcccagacttccctctccccagactcctcctccagctcttccaggggggaccctgaggtgttcccaggccagcccagagacatagcctctccagcgtgtcctaggtcttctccGAGGTCTCCTCTTGGTGGGACATgactggaacacctccccagggaggagttcaggaggatctgaaacagatgtctgatcctcctcagctggcccctctcaatgtggaggagtagcggctctactccaagctcctccctggtgactgagctcctccccctatccataagggtgtgcccagccaccctgcggaggaaactcatttcggcccctagtatccaggatcttgtccttttggtcctgacccaaagctcatgaccacaggggagggtaggaacgtagactgaccagtaaatctTGAGCTTCTCCGTTCGGCTCAGCTACTTCTGaaccacgacagaccgatacagtgactgcatcactgcagatgctgcaccgatctgtctgtcaatctcacactccatccttccctcactcatgaaaaagaccccaagatacttaaactcctccacttggggcaagggctccccaacgacccggagagggcagaccactcatgaaaagatggcaaaatgTATTTCAAAtaaattacttacatgtattgatagcattagtggatcaacaggtattaaaaattttagatcagtagatggttttggtcgtcagtggctgtttgggtctttatgggttaaaatctcatgcattcacaaaaaaacaaaacaaaaaaacccccccccaaaaaaacagtcCTATCATAACACCCTTGAGTGAGTACTTCTGTAAGATGcatattttgaaaaaatgaatGCCTTTTTACATTTCAGGGAGTCTTCCTTCCCCACAAAACCTGATGGAGGTGGAGGTGCCGGTTGTGGGGAACAGACAGTGCAACTGTGACTACGGCGTGGGCACAATCACAGATAACATGCTGTGTGCCGGCTTACGAGAGGGAGGGAAGGACTCCTGTCAGGTAATCACACCACGCCTGTTTCCTCCTTACATCTGACCTCTTCCCGCCACCCCCCTCTTCATTAATTCTGTCTTTAAAGGGTGATTCAGGTGGTCCACTGGTGGTCAAGCTGAATGACCGCTGGATCCAGGCTGGAGTTGTGAGTTTCGGAGAAGGCTGTGCCCGACCTGAACGTCCAGGAGTCTACACCAGAGTGTCCCGGTATATGACCTGGATAAACGAGCAGATTAGCAGCAGCCAGCCGGGCTTCGTCACCTTCAGGTCCTCTGGGACAGACAGTGACCTCAGCGTCACCTGTCCCGGTCTGCCTCCAGTTCCAACAACCATGGCTCCATCGACCACAGCCAGGCGTGAGTTGTGTTATTATAGATGAAAGCTAAGCTTGTTTTCACAGAAGTAGACCCTGTTCACACCTGCTTCCTGAAGTGGCCAGCTCTAAATggtgtatatcctcctgagacccaagaaagtacaagttttgacttttttaccttaaataaataagataaataactGCCTTGATAGGAaatagcatgatgcaacagttttttcggaTACatttttttatagaatgtcctttacAGTAGCTAGaagttttttaaatatttgtaaataggagtgtaagaaaatatcagttctgcaacatatcatatttcatttcacaatactgtatcgatattaaaaagtactgtatcaatatttttaggtatttattcaaatgcagattttgtggaggttcatttttgcttttttgtttttctgttttgtttatattttatttattattatttcacactcttgtATTACATAACGTTAATTCCTTtattgggactgaactaaaatactgttctgatgttagttgtgaactaatagaatatgaacatttgaacaagatctgaaactgtaatgtctgtcaaacagaatttcagtttgaacacaggaacattttgtgatataacattagatcctgttgtgatcaaataaaaatgtgtttagtatttgtgcagatttctggtgtaattcaattcttacaGGAGGTAATCTtttaaatcttttaaaaaagaaacaaaaccaaagcctttttaacagtatcatgatatatcgtatcacaatcctagtatcgtgattagaatcgtatcgccagattcttgccaatacacagccctatatgTAAAGCTGTGTCAAGAACACAGTGAGGATATATTGAGATCCATTCTCTCAGATCACAGGGGAAGACTTAGAAGCATAATCTACATGTGGTTACCAGTGtgaaaatacagcataaataCAGATGTCAGTGCAGTCCTCCTCttaagtcagggctgtcaaactcattttggttcagttccatattcagcccaatttgatctcaagtgggccagaccagtaaaataacgacttaataacctataaataatgacaaatccaagtttttctttttgttttagtacaaaaaaaaaattaaattctgaaaatatttacattttacaaaaaaaatgtgaataacctgaaaaaaaaacaacagaaatttaatttgaaaaattagtgcaattttaacaatattatgcctcgacttattatttatacatctacatttacacacaatgttctataaacatttggtaacagccaaaatattgttaaaattttggagtttggaaataaaatttgaacaatttctacaatattccatctgtgattaacacaactccagatcccagtggatccataaatgcaccaaacatttaggaacaggcagaatattgttcaaattgcacatttcggatttgtcatctttgtttttatttatgtatttatttgcattttattgtgaaaaaatagttttgtaaatattaatattttcacagtgtaatgttacttACTTtctcttaaattttttccacataatttttcacaaagaaaatttgtagttgtcattatttatgggttactgtgttgttattttaactgtagatcacattggtctgtatgtggaacctgaaccaaaaggatttggacaacctggactgttcaggttcatttttgctctttcatcctgcagggccggactggaccctttggcgggccagatttggcccctgggccgcatgtttgacacctgtgtcttaagttgttttttttttttaacaatgtttaCTGTACCATCATTATCTGCTCCACTTATCAGGGGTATGTTTATGATTAATAAATGTACAGTAATGACCTGAAAATAggttatgtgtgtttgttttttatatgagACTGAACCATTTACTTGCGAGGGAGACAACAACTCACCTTCATGTTACTCTGTCACATTTCTGCAGGAGCTCAGAACCGACTTCTCGTTTTTTCTTAGGCTCATTACCATCACCAACTATGTTCAGACATGTACCAGAGTCATCATCGCCTTAACTAAAAGCacagaacaacaaaacaaacaatagctTCAAAAAATTCCTAAGCTTATACAGGACACCATATTTTCATAGGTGCTGCGTTTAACCAGGATCTAATAACCCAGACTAATTACACCAATTATCTCCAAACTCCATGAACTTTCTGTGACTTCATGTTGTGTTCCTCTTTTCTCCCTGTAGCTGTGGTCTGTGGTCAGGCCCCACTGAATTCTCGTCTCCAGGGTGGAAGCTCCGTGTCCTCGGCCGGTCAGTGGCCCTGGATGGCCAGTTTACAGAGGAATGGAAGTCACGTATGTGGTGGGACTCTGGTGGCCGTGGACTCGGTGCTAAGTGATGCCAACTGCTTCTCAAGGTGAGTCGTCTGGGGTAAAATGCCCCAAACTGGAGTCATTTTTATCAAAGCAGATACAGCACAAACCCTGTTTATATTGAGGAATAATGTGCTCATATTTGTGCACTTCTGACCAGAGCATCGTAGTCATGGAGGAGACCAAGAGGTTTCATTTGTCACATACAAACAACAACTTATACATTTCCTATGCCACCAATAGGGATGTATTgtttaccagtataacgataagctgtggtaaaattgcagacggttagcattaccgtttaaattctaattctcatggtaactgtgtttgattaccgcacttttaggggaaaaaaaccctacgtaaagatctgctttaatgtcaaatatttaagtatagttttaatttatgacaAGTTTAATtgtatattcctaatatttggaaccaatattcacttttaaagtctctgaaaaggtttattaaacatctgtgttatttatgcaacaaagtatatacatttttcatatcagattttatctttttttgtgtgtgttttctgtccttttatgtttttatagtaattaaattgaaaaaataatagatgagatagatgaagttgtgctgaaaaaacagatcccaaacatgggtacagtaaacatttgtttatatagtacataaaggcaaaatcaaaaggactgaaaaacggacaaaataggctcagaccactaagggttaatatttgaatgtttctgacaacagaaggtacattgtaccaattattttgtttgtttgttttttttttgccaaattttacTTTCTGtcaaaaactgctcccccttcccaAGTCAGTCATGAAGAGGACAGTGTGCACCAAATTCATCTTGTCAc
This region includes:
- the LOC115424763 gene encoding transmembrane protease serine 9, which encodes MTFYRVIYVLTVLTVLTPESQSQEDVCGRATLNTRVRIVGGQTAVEGSWPWMVSVHRDGSHICGGSLINNQWVLSAAHCFTVTSTSRYLLYMGRHSQELSNPNEVSRTISQIINHPDYNSRTSDNDISLLRLSSPVTFTTYIVPVCLASPSSTFFTGVDVWVTGWGATRFGGSLPSPQNLMEVEVPVVGNRQCNCDYGVGTITDNMLCAGLREGGKDSCQGDSGGPLVVKLNDRWIQAGVVSFGEGCARPERPGVYTRVSRYMTWINEQISSSQPGFVTFRSSGTDSDLSVTCPGLPPVPTTMAPSTTARPVVCGQAPLNSRLQGGSSVSSAGQWPWMASLQRNGSHVCGGTLVAVDSVLSDANCFSSPPVASEWTVILGRLRQVGSNPFQVTLNVTNITVSNLTGSNVAVLKLASNPTLSNYIQPICMDNGRTFAVGSTCWAAGWSSGQGGAEQVMQEVQTSIVNCGNTSTSDAICTGMFTLNEGDYGGPLMCKVDNSWFQAAVLTNANSTRQAREAAMNTFTQLNRFQSFLSRNVGTFLSPPSTANPTSSPNTTSNTDANATTAHSSAGATTPSSTFILFHLLIMSLCFHLWK